A portion of the Raphanus sativus cultivar WK10039 unplaced genomic scaffold, ASM80110v3 Scaffold2336, whole genome shotgun sequence genome contains these proteins:
- the LOC130505518 gene encoding uncharacterized protein LOC130505518, translated as MVDDVYLPVRLDHRPYWSMKYLPMAKIANLDFAPLTVRGDNYLQWALDVEISLGAKGLEHCIVPQNKATKKENSKTLMLIRHHIEESLKAQYLTVSDPYELWKELQMRYDHQKTLILTGATYEWLHLRIQDFKSVNEYNSAMFKIVSKLRLCGETVTDKQLLEKTFQTMSSSNLLLQQQYRQKGFKTYSELISCLLLAEQNNELLLKNSELRPPGSKPVPEANHTSNEPDDGAEANHVRYDHKGRGSSFGRGRGRRGHGRGRGQGGNSKGRNTPYDRPNQSNNGQGKGRGNGTSSKPQNPASSPCHRCGMMNHWAKNCRTAKHLVDLYQESLKGKNPEAHMVYKDGEDDFDHNKDDLMDFETSDILTMLNDDPVE; from the exons ATGGTCGATGATGTGTACCTTCCGGTACGACTAGACCACAGACCGTATTGGTCGATGAAGTACCTTCCG ATGGCCAAAATCGCAAATTTGGATTTTGCACCTCTAACTGTGAGGGGTGACAATTACCTACAATGGGCACTAGATGTCGAGATTTCTCTTGGAGCCAAAGGCCTAGAGCATTGTATTGTTCCTCAGAACAAAGCTACTAAGAAAGAGAACTCTAAGACCCTCATGCTCATCCGTCATCACATTGAGGAGAGCTTAAAAGCTCAGTACCTCACAGTGAGTGATCCATACGAGTTATGGAAAGAGCTTCAGATGAGATATGATCACCAGAAGACCTTGATTCTTACGGGTGCCACCTATGAGTGGCTTCATCTCAGGATTCAAGACTTTAAGTCTGTGAATGAGTACAACTCAGCCATGTTTAAGATAGTCTCAAAACTGAGGCTATGCGGCGAGACTGTAACTGATAAGCAGTTGTTGGAAAAGACTTTCCAAACAATGTCCTCAAGCAATTTGTTGCTTCAGCAACAATACAGACAGAAAGGTTTTAAGACCTATAGTGAGCTCATCTCATGTCTATTGCTTGCAGAACAGAACAACGAGCTGCTCTTGAAGAACAGTGAGCTTAGACCACCTGGATCTAAGCCTGTCCCTGAGGCAAATCATACCTCAAATGAGCCTGATGATGGTGCTGAAGCCAACCATGTCCGATATGACCATAAGGGCCGCGGATCCTCATTTGGAAGAGGACGTGGCCGTAGAGGTCATGGGCGAGGACGTGGACAAGGTGGCAACAGCAAAGGGCGCAACACCCCTTATGACCGTCCAAACCAGTCCAATAATGGACAAGGTAAAGGCAGAGGCAATGGGACTTCTTCAAAGCCACAGAATCCTGCAAGCTCACCTTGCCATAGATGCGGAATGATGAATCATTGGGCAAAGAATTGCCGCACAGCCAAGCATCTGGTCGACCTCTATCAAGAGAGTCTTAAGGGCAAGAATCCGGAAGCACACATGGTGTACAAGGATGGTGAGGACGATTTTGATCATAACAAGGACGACCTCATGGACTTTGAGACTTCAGACATACTTACTATGCTGAATGATGATCCAGTCGAATAA